Within the Medicago truncatula cultivar Jemalong A17 chromosome 4, MtrunA17r5.0-ANR, whole genome shotgun sequence genome, the region taatgataatagttaacTCTGtttcggtaaaaaaaaaaaatcttttatactaatttataaaagagaaaaatttgtgtaatcggtgcattgaaaattgaaaactttgacattttaaaagaataattacttaatttagcATGCTTAAAGAGTACCCCgagggcactagttaacatttcccttttatAAATTAGTATCCTTAAAACCTGGCCCTGCATAAATTACTTAAtctccctaccaactgagttaagttcacggggacaaaaaaaaacaatacttttCTTCTATGAAAAAGTACTACATAtgaatatatttgaaaaatatttgcaTAAATCTTTTGAATACTATTttccaatattatttttttggcatatttttcaatattaattatgattagttatttgatattttttattttaaaataaaaatggtcaAATTATTACACCGTATCTCcattaaattcattttatagTGTAcatacaaaacttttttttttctttcgcaccggtttccaaCCCATCAAAGGTGacgcgactaatccggctcatgcgtagaggcgtGCGCACTGACCAAACGTTGTTTCTTCTGAAAATCAAACCTAATATTTCCCgaatacgtccttggaaggagctccttgccaatGGAACTCCAACAACTTGGTCTGTGCATACAAAACTTACACGAACATGTGTCCTTTTTTCTTGAATGAAGACTATTATCATGACTAACACCaagtttaaaattattttattttaaaaaaagtttaaaattataaatgaaagatgataatttaatatttttatttttatttttaaatcatgaTTAGCTTcgaattttgtattgaaaaaaataaatacattttattttgaaataaaatacatGTCTATTAAGATAGtatctctatattttttttttctgccaaagtttgaaccccggaccttacatatattatgcattgtccaaatcaattgagttaagctcacgatgacatctctatattgaatttttctttggCGGTGGCCGGGATTTGAACCActgaccttgcatatattatgcattgtccttatcaatTGATCTAAGCTCACGAGACTCTTTATATTGAATTTATTAACATGTGTGCTTAAGGCAATATTAATATTTCCCTAAAATTTAATAGtggttgaatgaaaaaattgcATGGAAGCGAATGACATcccaaaactaaaatttaaaattcaaaatttaacaaatgacacccaaaaactaagaaaacaaataaatgttGGGACTTTCGTGGAACCTGTATTGGATTGTATCATAACATTAGACTAAGAGCAAGCACACAAGTGAGATTGACATAACAGTTACATCCAAAATCTTATGACATTATaagtcatctcacttatatattGTTCAATATCTATTATATGCCATTCAATGTGTTATTTTAATCcacacttgacacattaacatctctcAATTAAATATGAGACTCTTCGTGTCCGTGATCCACCACCACGAAGCACTTCCGCTCCCCAAAAATGTTGAAGCGTATATGATATCACCGTTGGGACTTACGGGGGAGACAACACTTGTGTGATTCGAAACATTGCAGAAAaaacaaccacacaagtgagaATGATGTCGCGtcttcatccaaaattttaaggctttagtatatgagttttttttttctttcacttatTTGTTCTTCGACCTCTAATATTTTATCCAATGATGAGATTTAAATGacacctttctttttttttgtgtccgaagtttgaaccccggaccttgcatatattatgcattgtccatatcagTTGAGTTAAGTTTACAAGAACTTTAACTAATACTTGATACATCACAATATTCTTTCCATTAAATATGACGAAATTCTAACCCATGCTTAGCACGGGTGTCCAAACTAGTTAGATCAAATATGCAAATACAATTACTACATATTTGATCCTCTactaaatatgtaaaaatattaattatttaatcatataaaaataaaatccataaataataatttaactaaaaaacaaaataagtttaTTCAAACACCGTGATTAGTGTTTGAATCTGAACTCATCCACTTTTGTGTACGTGAGTagtgaattaaaataaaatcttgatATTTCAAATATATAGAAATTCTCTTTCTAGAagcatattaaaaaataaaatctaatctAAAATTAAGACCACATACATTaaactttataaattttttgttttactcCTAATCTAATTCAAGAGAGATTATAGATTTCTAAACAAATCTTTTTTGTAATAAGAagatttgatttgtaaaacaaatgTTAGCAAAAAGGTTAGAAAAAAGAGGCTAATAATTCTGCGAAAGTACGTGACGTGACATCATATGCTTCACGCGTCTGAGTCGCAGCATAAATTCAACCAACGTGTCAATCTTACCTTTCTCCCGAAACAATAACCACACTCACCTATCACATCAACATATAATAAGTACGTTTACTTATCACTGATAAGTCGGTGATAATAACTGTAGTGTAACAAAGACCCTGCAAAAACGCATCGAGAAAAGTGAGTCATACATAAATTCACACAAacactctttctttctctctccttgcTTCTTTAAatactttatcttttttcttacaTAAACTGTTCTATACTTTTCTGTTTCAACACAAACCTTTCACCATGGAACCCAAACCCTAGAAACCGTTTTTGTGCTTTTCGTACAACAACCTCAAACGACATCGTTTTGAGGAACCATAACAATTCTTGCTCTTCTGATAAAACCCATcaatttttgttcaattttcttACCCTAATTCCAAAATCTTTGTATCAGTGTTTGTGGGGTATACAAAGATGACATCTTTGAGTAGAGAATTGGTGTTTttgattcttcaatttcttGAAGAAGAGAAATTCAAAGAAACTGTTCACAAGTAATTCACTCTTCAATTTCTCAATTtcagtttattattttattttattttgttgtgatgattatgtgaaaTTGGGAATGTGGTTGTTGTTTATTGGATTCCAGGTTGGAGCAAGAATCTGGTTTTCTGTTCAATATGAAGTATTTTGAAGAGAAAGCACTAGCTGGAGAATGGGATGAGATTGAGAAGTATCTTTCTGGGTTTATCAAAGTTGATGATAATAGATACTCAATGAAAACATTCTTTGAGATTAGGAAGCAGAAGTATCTAGAAGCTCTTGacaggtttttatttttatttatttttttaattttaaacttgTAATTATAGTgtttaaacatatatattttgaggttatttgaacaaccatttttcaGACAACCAAAGATATACAAAGAAATGTAGTTATTGacacaaaaaaccaaaataatagagTGAGAGTAAAAACACAATCATAGAGTTGTCTTATAAGTTGTCGCAAAAGGGGCCATacaaatgtcaatttttgtttgtttgtttgaattgAGTCctgcaaatttaaaaattgttgtttttagtCGTGATGTTAGCTTACCGAGGCCACATGGCATGATTTTATTGGGCCGTGTATAACATCAGAAACTAAAAGCAACAATTTTTGAATTTGGTGGACtgaatctaaataaaaaaacttacagggattaaaatcatattttaacatttttttaatcatcaggggtttattgttctttttgttaTCCACTTTCTGTTGCTGAACTTTTCTTGTTTGTGCTCAGGAATGACAAAGTGAAGGCTGTTGAGATATTGGTGAAGGATTTAAAAGTTTTTTCAGCATTTAATGAAGAATTATTCAAAGAAATTACTCATCTTTTAACCCTTGACAACTTCAGGTACTTTGTTTGAGTTGTGAAATCTGATAAGTggattttactattttttttaaacatgggCTTTTGATTAAATGCAGGGAAAATGAACAGTTATCGAAGTATGGTGATACCAAATCGGCTAGAAACATAATGCTCTCAGAGCTTAAGAAACTGATAGAAGCGAATCCCCTCTTTCGAGATAAGCTTGTATTCCCTTCATTGAAGGCCTCACGGTTACGAACACTGATTAATCAAAGGTAAGGTTGCTGGTTCAACTTTTACTTCTGATGGGATGAAATATACAATGTTCATGCAATTCACTTACTGTCTTAACTCTCATTCATGTTTGTTATTCAGTTTGAATTGGCAACACCAGCTCTGCAAGAACCCAAGGCCAAATCCTGATATAAAAAGTCTATTCATCGACCACACATGCTCAACCTCAAATGGAGCTCGTGCACCTACTCCTGTCAATCTTCCTGTCACAGCTGTTGCAAAGCCTTCATCTTTTGTTCCGCTTGGAGTACATGTAAAGCCCTTTTTCGTGTTCAGTTTTCTGGAAATTCAGTTGAGACTGCTGGTTATCTAATAATTATCTTGGGACGATATGTTTTGTTATTTATGTACGTGCAGCCATTTCAACCAGCCCCAACAGCTGCTAATGTTAATGCTTTAGCGGGATGGATGATGAACCCAAATCCTTCTTCATCAATTCAACCACCTGCGCTAGTTGCTTCGTCAATGCCTGGTCCCCCACATCAAGGTATAGTAGTTTTGTTGTCATGCATTCTAGTTCTGCAGCTGGGGCAAAATCAAGATAATGAGAAAGTTATGACAAGCTTATGAGAATGAATATATGCATGTGTTCTACATTGATGTTCTAATGTAATATGGTTcgttttattagtatttttaggGTACATGTGTGTGGGGTGGGTTTCTTCGCCCTAgatatttttagttatatcCGTAACATATATTTGTTGATTAGACATTATCCGGTTGTCAGGAGTTGTAATTCATCAAGTATTGCAGAAAGATAGTGTGTGCATACAGTCTCTTCTTCAGCTTTTGTAccagatttattttatttcgtagtCATATTATTGCCTGGGTTCTCATATACACAGTTGGCATTTTATCTGGGAAAGTTTGCTTTTGTCTCTGCATTTCGAACTCCACTTAATACTCAATTTTTTGCAGTCCCTGTTTTGAAGCATCCGAGAACACCTTCCAATACTCTTGGAATGATGGACTATCAAAATGCCGATCATGAGCAACTATTGAAACGTTTGCGGTCATCTATCGACGAGGTACTGATACATTGTTGTTTGCAAgctttctttttcatataatttgcTTAACAATGTTATTGCTACTATAATGGCTAATCTGTGCAGGTTACTTATCCAGCTTCATCCCAACAAGCCGCCCCTTCTTGGTCACCTGAAGAGCTTCCAAGAACCGTGGTTTGTACATTATATCAAGGATCAACATTGACAAGCATGGATTTTCACCCTTCCCTTCATTCTTTACTTGCTGGTAGGTTGAAATAGACTGGTATATTCTTGTACTATTAAGAAGTTTAGTCGTTATATATTGATTTTGGAATATCATTTCTGAAACAGTTGGTTGCGGAAATGGCGACATGTCGCTCTGGGAGGCAGGGCTGAGAGAGAGGCTGATATCaaaacctttcaaaataaaGGATATTGCTGCTTGTTCTGTGTTTTTTCAGGTTTATAACATTGTTCAActaattgataataaaatgtTTGTTGGGGCATAAAGAAAAGACAGAGAGCAGGAAAGGGATAAATGCTTTAGAAAATTGACATAAAGGGATACAATTGAATATTATGGAATAAGGGTTATTTGCGATGCTAGTGTTATTTTTGTAGAAATCTAAATAAATGTAGTATGCTAGTGCTGTTTTGTTGAAATCTAAATAAATGTAGCAAGTGGCAAAATTATCTTATACAAGTCATATAACTGGAACTCTTGTGTAGGCTGCAATTGTGAAGGATGCATCTATATCCGTCACCCGTGTATCATGGAGTCCTGAAGGGAATATTCTTGGTATGTGCTGCAGGGAAACTTGGCTTCAGTTTGTTGCATTATACTGGTTTATAATACATTTCCCCTTCTTTTTCAGGGGTTGCTTTCACAAAACATCTGATTCATATATATGCTTATCAAGGATCTAACGATCTAAGGCAGACTTTGGAGGTATGTTCAGTCATTCTCTAATATAAAGTTTTTGTAATTGGTACatgatatcttttattttatttttggtgacATTGGGTAATGTCTTGACGTCATTACAGATTGATGCTCATGTCGGTGGTGTCAATGACCTGGCATTTTCTTATCCGAACAAACAACTTTGCATTGTAACTTGTGGGGATGACAAGTTAATTAAGGTGACAGATTTTTTTCTCTCCTATCGATAACATCTTTTAGCCAGATGAATGTATCCATATTTACTAAGTTTGAGGACTGTGACAGGTGTGGGATTTGAATGGACGAaagctttttcattttgaaggtCACGAAGCACCAGTTTATTCTGTTTGTCCCCACCAGAAGGAAAATATCCAGGTAAAAATCTGCACCCACAAAGGTTGGCTTTTTATTGTTGCTATGGCTAGATTGAGGCTCCTTCCTTGACTGCCGACTagtgttgaatttttttgttctatTCAAGTTAATCTTTGTTATATTATCATTAGGATCATTAGGATATTCAGTCTAAGTATATTAAACCAAAATGATTTTTCCTTTACAGAAGAAAGTAATACTATGATAATATTTAAGATTGCATTTTGCCATTCCACTGCAGGATGATCCAAATTAACTTTCTGGCACAAACACTTTTCCTGTCGATTGTTGGTTACTTTAACATTTTTGTGTAACTATACTCTGAATTTTCCCCTTCTGTCGTCAATTCTGTAATAATGAATAGATATAAGGGGATGTCATTGCTTTCTTATATCAGTGAATAGTTAATGGAAAAATATTATGACATATTTATGCagtttatattttctacatCTCTCGATGGGAAAATCAAAGCCTGGCTGTATGATAACATGGGCTCCAGGGTTGATTATGATGCTCCTGGACAATGGTGCACCACAATTCTATATAGTGCTGATGGAAGTAGGTAAGAAATGGATTAGAATAGTAGAGTTTTTCTTACTTGATAGTCTTGATCATTTCTTTATTCTCTCATTTTTCTCAATCATATATATGATCTGTAACTTCCTTTTCTTATTTTAGATTGTTTTCATGTGGGACAAGTAAGGAAGGGGACTCTTTCCTAGTGGAATGGAATGAAAGTGAAGGTGCACTAAAGAGAACATATTCTGGGTTTAGAAAAAAATCTAACGGTGTTGTGCAATTTGACACAACAAAGAACCGCATCTTGGCTGCTGGTGAAGATAACCAAATTAAGTTTTGGGATATGGACAATATCAATGTTTTGACAAGTACAGATGCTGAGGGTGGTCTTCCTGTGAGTATTGCttgtaattattatattttagtgtATTTTGGAGTGAATTGTTTGACATGGTTGATGTCTTGCATCAGAGTCTCCCTCGTCTAAGGTTCAACAAGGAAGGGAATCTGCTCGCTGTTACTACAGCTGATGGTGGCGTGAAAATCCTTGCTGATACTGATGGCATGAAGTATTTAAGATCCATTGAAGCTCGTTCTTACGAAGCATCTAAAGCACAAGTGGAGACAAAGGTTTTTACCTTACGAAATATCATCTATATCATTTAACAGCTTTATTGATGTCCTGAAATTGACTTGTTTAATTTCAATGAATTAGGTTCCTGGGTCTTCTATGGTGGCAAATATGAATCAGCACATCACTAAAGTAGAACGTGTCGACAGAAGCTCTCCTGCACCACTGCCTATCCATGTATGAGTTAACAATTAAAATGGATATTGGCacttatttttagattttaacCTTATTGGCGATCAAATATGTTAGAATAAACTATGCGTCATTTTTCTTTGTCAAGTAAAGTTGGCTATTCATAGTTTTCTGTTCCAGTTCCGGTCTGTTTGATAATCATGTATGCAACTGACTCATTATGTTGTTCGTTGCAGAATGGAGTTGATTCTATGGCCAGAAGCATAGAGAAGCAAAGAAGTTTGGACGACGTAGCTGATAAATCTAAAACTTGCGATCTGACAGAAATAGCTGACCCTGGCCATTGTCGTGTAGTTACTCTGCCAGATACTATTGACCCTACTAACAAGGTATTTCCTACCCCATTTCTTTGTTGAAAAGGGTTTTTAAAAGGTGCATTCCTATTGTATAGCAACATTATTTTGAGGCCAAAATTTCATACATGTCTAGGTTGTTCGTCTTCTTTACACCAATTCTGGGACTGGCCTTCTGGCTCTTGGTGCTAAAGGGATTCAGAAGCTGTGGAAATGGAGCCGTAATGACCAGAACCCCAGTGGAAAGgtgagtatttttttattttttttgacaaggtgATTGTATAGAAACATCTTCCTGTTGCTTTATTATACCATATTATTGCATCCATATCTTGATATCCATTTAACTTCTGACACAGTTTGTGCATGTGCACCACACACTTGTACTCATTTAAATATTTCTGATTTCTTTTTCTGTGGGTTTTGAAGGCCACAACTACTGTTGTTCCCCAACATTGGCAACCACCTAGTGGTCTTCTCATGACTAATGACGTCCCAGACGGTTCTGAAGAACCAGTTCCTTGCATAGCACTCTCAAAAAATGATTCTTATGTCATGTCTGCCTGTGGAGGAAAAATTTCACTGTTCAACATGATGACTTTTAAGGTAAGTTGACAATTATACGCTTTTATAGTCTGTGGTATCCCTCGTAGATTCTATTCAGCTTTTTCCCAATACTTATGCCAAATCATTGCTGTGTTTCAGGTAATGGCAACTTTTATGTCACCTCCCCCGTCTTCAACCTTTCTCGTGTTTCATCCTCAAGACAATAATATCATTGCAATTGGAATGGAAGATGCAACCATTCATTTTTACAACGTTAGAGTTGATGAGGTAATTAGTTAAGCAGCcctttgaatttgtaattgtttCAAGAATCATATTGTGATGCGGCCCTCTTTGCTTTTAGGTCAAATATAAATTGAAGGGTCACCAGAAGCGTATTACTGGTTTAGCCTTTTCGACTCACCTAAACATCTTGGTTTCATCCTCGGCTGATGCTCAGGTATGTCGGAGCATGAATTCCACAACCATTTTGGTGTCTGCGATTTCATCAGCTTTTAACTATTATTGAAGTTGTCTTCAATTTAGTCATACATTGCACACTATCATACTTCTTCATTGCAaccactttttttctttccttctacAGCTTTGCTTTTGGCGCATTGATACATGGGATAAGAAGAAAACGCTGCCAATTGAATTGCCTGCTGGAAAAGCACCCGTTGGTGATACTAGAGTATATTTCCATTCTGATCAAGTGCACTTACTGGTGTGCCATGAATCACAGCTAGCATTGTACGATGCTTCCAAAATGGAATTGATTCGGCAGGTAAGTTGCTATGTCTCTCCCCAAAGCATTAACTAATACTACCAATAGAAAGAGCAAAGCAATCATCACATTTTTGGTACACTTGCATGTAGAATTAACCTAATAGTTTGTGAGAAAGAGTATCACGGAACACAATTTTGGCCTCTAAATACAACtctctattttctattcctGGTCGGAGATTTAGTTAGTAACTTCTGTTTGTTTGGATTGCAGTGGGTCCCACAAGATGGATCATCTACTTCCATTTCCTCTGCAACATATTCCTGCAATAGCCAACTAGTTTATGCTGCCTTCACTGATGGAAGTATTGGAGTATTTGATTCTGACAGCCTGAGACTAAGATGTCGTATAGCTTCATCTGCATACCTACACCAGTCATCGTCAATTAGgtgattataatttttcattatgtgttaatattactaACATGTCGTAAACATCCTCGTGGAAgataattatttcacgactgctGCTTCATGTTTTGCCTTACTGAACTTAAGCTTTTAGAATTTCtagttgaaatatatttttaaaatatcagtTCATGTTTCACGGGGATCGATAATTGAGCAATTTTGGGTTTGGAAGTTTGCATCTTTTGTTAATGTTCAGTTGAGCTTACTGAGATTTCACAGATGATATTTTTGCTTATTTCTTCAAGAATAATCCTTAATCTTTGTTTGCTTTGCCGTGTTTTTTGCAGCCAAAATATATACCCCTTTGTTGTTGCAGCACACCCACAGGAGCCAAATCAATTTGCCGTTGGAATGTCAGATGGGTCTATTAAGGTCATAGAGCCCATAGAGCCAAATGGAAGATGGGGAGTTTCGGCATCTGTGGATAATAGGACAACCTCGCCGTCAATTACTAACAACTCAAATTCTGAGCAGCTCCAAAGATGATTCATATACATCAATTTTAGTTCACATCTGTGTAAAATAATAGTCAACTGTTATGTTTTTGTTCCAAGTTTCTGAAATTGTGTTACTTTGTATCGGTAAGTCTACAGATGGTTAGGTAAAGATATAACTTACGAAAAAAACACATGCGTTATCTTTTAGGATAATGACGAATATTCATTATTGCTTTCATATATTCACCGTTTTTATGAATTGTGTTTCTTTGATTCTGGTCAATTTCTTCCAATTTTGGCACAAATTATTACTATTTATGAATCGAATGCTTGTCAGCTAGTATTATGAATGAATCATAATGAAAGTCATGCAAATATTAGGTTCATGTATAATCCACTCATTTAGTATTGCAATGTGGAAAAAGCTCTAGGATTCGACATTGTTCTCTCTCAAATTTGTGGAGTAATCAACGGGGAAGTAAGTTTACTTCAGgctcaatcaaacaaaattgtGGATATATTTGTCTTAAAAATTAGGGCAGGTCATGTTAAAAAACATGAATGTTTTTGTGTCTCAAAGTCTTGGTGGATTTTAGCGAGATTTGAGGCAGATAGGTATTTTTGTTTACATGTATGGACAGTGGTAGAATACTTCCCTATCAATAATTTGGGATTAGATCTCTATCTGTGACATGACAGCCACCACATATTTGTAGTGCATGTGGTCCTATGAGTAAGGTATAAATCTTTTTACTTAGTGTGAGCAATGCTAATCAAGTAGCTGGCATCATAGCTACCTGAAGATAACCACATCCCTTTTGTAAAGCTAGTTTTTGTCCACGTAAGTATGTTGACTGCAACAGATGGAATTGTCAATTCAGCATTACtctcatttttctttgaatttattGCAACAACACGTATTTGtacatttatttagtttttaaagtCAAATAGTTGAGCTGAGAATTTTGGTTTTCACTGTGTCATCCAAAACTATTACTTTCACCAAATTCTTTGGTTAGTAATAACAGgaataacaacaaaaaacatacgACAAGAAATGTTTTGCTGAGTTATATAAATGTACTAGTGGTTTGAGTGGTAGTTTTTAAAATTGGCTTCGTGCATGATGTGCTTTATCATTATATTGGCAAAGAAGTCATTTATTCCCTAGCATGGCATGTGGTTTTTCCGGACATAAAGCTCAGATTATAGTGTCGGTCTTTTGGTTTTTACTCCTAAAAGAATTGGCATACATGCACATAACAGTGACAGAAAATGACCCGATTTAGGGGGGCCTTGTTTCTTCCACCTATAGGATTCGAAATGTTTTGTTTGTGGACTTGTTATATTGGTCCCATAACAATACACCCTTATTCCCCCCTCTATGTTAGTGAGACCTCCTTACCCTCACCTTGTTGTGTTCCCCCCTTGATTTGTCACTTAGTAGAAATTACGTGCCCTCTTTGAACTTTGGCAATTGGGACTAAAATAAGCAGTTGTGTGTTGATCAGACACACATATTTCGACACCGGAAAAAGTCTCTTGTGGTCACAAAAAGGTAAAAAAGAGAAGCGAGAATGAaatgatttgtatttttaaaataatgacatgatgtttatgtttgtCTGttctcaaataatttttatttgattttgtaacCAAGTATTTGTCTGTTTCTGCGGCAAATAGGCATCAAACACGCGTGTTTTCTAGAAGCTAGCAATGTTAGCTTCTTGTTTTCACATCAAAAAGAAATATAGACGTACATTTGTTTGAGGTGACAAACGCACCCAAACACAGTAGAAGTATTTCTTCACGGCATCGTATTCCGATATAAATGAGTGTGAAAGTTGGACATGAGAATAaagaaacaatgataaaaaattcataaatcatataaatatacaatGTTGATGTCCGATTTTAtgtcaaaacaatattttttagtgATAAGTGTTCCCAATTCAAAGGTAGTTTAAAATTTGCTATTTCAACTAGACTAgtaagagtgtgtttggttttCCATTTTCTACCCGAAACTCACGTTTTACATAGTTCCTGATACGTTTTCGTCGTGATTTTCATAAGCCAGTTTTTGCGTTGAGGTGAAAAGTCATCGTTCTTTTGATCATCGCGACGCTGCACTAAACGAGTACTAAGTTCTTGTTTCAACAAAACTAGTAACACAGTAAGATATCCGTGCATTTATATGGGACACTTGTGGAAATAGTTGAAAGCATATATACCGGGTCTTGGTTAGATTTTTAGTGACAAATAGTTTTTTGTGGTAGAGAGTCTTATCTTGTTTTCTTGGTGTTGGATATGGCATCACACAATCTATTTTGAACTTGTTTTAATTcttaatgaagaaaaaatgtaaTTCAAGTGAACCACGGTGAGGAAAGATAATTATTTGTCTTCTCTATATAGTAAGTATTCAATATACCAAACTCTACAGCTTAATGAAGACTTTAATTTGATATATGCAATGAGTAATTAATATCAATAGACcctttaagtttgaaaaaatgTATTTGTGAGAAGAGATGTGTTTTATGAATAGATGAGGTGATGCATAGTTACTTATAATGAAGTGAAATTTtgtaaatcaaatttatttttgatgacatatattaaaaatgataaacacAATTAACTAATATCCTTAGTTATGGTTGATTTagttatttttgcttatattcaaGACTAATGGACTAAGGGTTAATCCTCCAAGATTTTAAAGAGGGGTTCATAGGTTGTCTAACGAGGAACTGACaatagttaaataaaaatcTCACTAAATGTTAAAGTGAGGACATATATGAATTGTCTAAATGAGGAATGCAACGAATTTCCAAACAAGGATGAGCGGAGAAGCATTTCTATGAAATTGATTCTATGACGAAATATGTtgcagaaaaagaagaaagaaaatcatGATGGCTATTTCACAAGTATATGagcagattatatatatatatatatatgttatgtgctCTGAGGAAATCAATCATTAGTCTCACT harbors:
- the LOC11415137 gene encoding topless-related protein 2, with product MTSLSRELVFLILQFLEEEKFKETVHKLEQESGFLFNMKYFEEKALAGEWDEIEKYLSGFIKVDDNRYSMKTFFEIRKQKYLEALDRNDKVKAVEILVKDLKVFSAFNEELFKEITHLLTLDNFRENEQLSKYGDTKSARNIMLSELKKLIEANPLFRDKLVFPSLKASRLRTLINQSLNWQHQLCKNPRPNPDIKSLFIDHTCSTSNGARAPTPVNLPVTAVAKPSSFVPLGVHPFQPAPTAANVNALAGWMMNPNPSSSIQPPALVASSMPGPPHQVPVLKHPRTPSNTLGMMDYQNADHEQLLKRLRSSIDEVTYPASSQQAAPSWSPEELPRTVVCTLYQGSTLTSMDFHPSLHSLLAVGCGNGDMSLWEAGLRERLISKPFKIKDIAACSVFFQAAIVKDASISVTRVSWSPEGNILGVAFTKHLIHIYAYQGSNDLRQTLEIDAHVGGVNDLAFSYPNKQLCIVTCGDDKLIKVWDLNGRKLFHFEGHEAPVYSVCPHQKENIQFIFSTSLDGKIKAWLYDNMGSRVDYDAPGQWCTTILYSADGSRLFSCGTSKEGDSFLVEWNESEGALKRTYSGFRKKSNGVVQFDTTKNRILAAGEDNQIKFWDMDNINVLTSTDAEGGLPSLPRLRFNKEGNLLAVTTADGGVKILADTDGMKYLRSIEARSYEASKAQVETKVPGSSMVANMNQHITKVERVDRSSPAPLPIHNGVDSMARSIEKQRSLDDVADKSKTCDLTEIADPGHCRVVTLPDTIDPTNKVVRLLYTNSGTGLLALGAKGIQKLWKWSRNDQNPSGKATTTVVPQHWQPPSGLLMTNDVPDGSEEPVPCIALSKNDSYVMSACGGKISLFNMMTFKVMATFMSPPPSSTFLVFHPQDNNIIAIGMEDATIHFYNVRVDEVKYKLKGHQKRITGLAFSTHLNILVSSSADAQLCFWRIDTWDKKKTLPIELPAGKAPVGDTRVYFHSDQVHLLVCHESQLALYDASKMELIRQWVPQDGSSTSISSATYSCNSQLVYAAFTDGSIGVFDSDSLRLRCRIASSAYLHQSSSISQNIYPFVVAAHPQEPNQFAVGMSDGSIKVIEPIEPNGRWGVSASVDNRTTSPSITNNSNSEQLQR